One region of Eretmochelys imbricata isolate rEreImb1 chromosome 2, rEreImb1.hap1, whole genome shotgun sequence genomic DNA includes:
- the NTAQ1 gene encoding protein N-terminal glutamine amidohydrolase isoform X5, which yields MEQPRVAAAATAGYQPAAPARHSCVYTSCYCEENVWKLCEYIRSYDQYPLEEFYAVFISNERRMIPLWKQQSGCGDEPVVWDYHVILLHVSSEDQNFIYDLDTVLPFPCPFDTYIEEAFKSDDILLPGFRRKIRLIRADLYLKTFASDRSHMKDANGHWQKPPPSYPCIETAARFNFFSSSLIPSFT from the exons ATGGAACAGCcaagggtagcagcagcagcaactgctgGCTATCAGCCAGCTGCCCCTGCTCGGCACTCCTGTGTGTACACCAGCTGCTATTG TGAGGAAAATGTTTGGAAACTTTGTGAATACATCAGAAGTTATGATCAATACCCTTTAGAAGAATTTTATGCTGTTTTCATATCCAATGAGAGAAGGATG ATACCGCTCTGGAAGCAGCAGTCAGGATGTGGAGATGAACCTGTGGTTTGG GATTACCATGTTATTTTACTTCATGTTTCAAGTGAAGACCAGAACTTCATTTACGATCTCGACACAGTGTTGCCATTTCCATGTCCATTTGACACGTACATTGAGGAGGCCTTTAAATCAGATGATATTCTTCTTCCAGGATTCAGAAG AAAAATCAGACTGATTCGAGCAGATTTGTATCTGAAGACATTTGCTTCTGACCGATCCCACATGAAAGATGCCAATGGACACTGGCAGAAGCCTCCTCCTTCCTACCCTTGCATTGAAACTGCAG cCAGGTTCAATTTCTTCTCCTCCAGCCTTATTCCTTCATTCACTTGA
- the NTAQ1 gene encoding protein N-terminal glutamine amidohydrolase isoform X4, whose translation MEQPRVAAAATAGYQPAAPARHSCVYTSCYCEENVWKLCEYIRSYDQYPLEEFYAVFISNERRMIPLWKQQSGCGDEPVVWDYHVILLHVSSEDQNFIYDLDTVLPFPCPFDTYIEEAFKSDDILLPGFRRKIRLIRADLYLKTFASDRSHMKDANGHWQKPPPSYPCIETAGFPLSGIFPMQWLFMTGK comes from the exons ATGGAACAGCcaagggtagcagcagcagcaactgctgGCTATCAGCCAGCTGCCCCTGCTCGGCACTCCTGTGTGTACACCAGCTGCTATTG TGAGGAAAATGTTTGGAAACTTTGTGAATACATCAGAAGTTATGATCAATACCCTTTAGAAGAATTTTATGCTGTTTTCATATCCAATGAGAGAAGGATG ATACCGCTCTGGAAGCAGCAGTCAGGATGTGGAGATGAACCTGTGGTTTGG GATTACCATGTTATTTTACTTCATGTTTCAAGTGAAGACCAGAACTTCATTTACGATCTCGACACAGTGTTGCCATTTCCATGTCCATTTGACACGTACATTGAGGAGGCCTTTAAATCAGATGATATTCTTCTTCCAGGATTCAGAAG AAAAATCAGACTGATTCGAGCAGATTTGTATCTGAAGACATTTGCTTCTGACCGATCCCACATGAAAGATGCCAATGGACACTGGCAGAAGCCTCCTCCTTCCTACCCTTGCATTGAAACTGCAG